GCAATTTCGAATCTTTAAAATGATAACCTAATGTAATAacatcttcaaaaaaaaattaaaattttaatgattaaaaatcagaataattaaaagtttgttcatgcttattatatttttatgaaataatacaaatataaaataatataactgtgaaagataatttatatttttttgaaaaaaataaaaaataaattaatcaaattattattattaaattaataaaaaataattatttgataattaaatatattgtaatctacatatattaaatattactatttttgtaattcgaaattaaataaaaaaatattattattttaattatataaatattataaagaaaaaaaagaataaagaaagaaaaataaattaatgataaaataataaaataaaataaattattttaatatttatatatttatgtaaatataataaataaaattacgaacCTGTGGTCTTCCATTGTCATCATAGCATTTGTCTTCATcacgattttttgaaaatcgacTATAAAAAAGTTCATCTAAAGGATCAGGTTCCGCAAATACTGTTATCAAGCAAATtgcaagtaaaattaatattttcttgtgCCTTTCTCTGTTCATATTTGAACTTCtttagagtttttttttttataatttttttaataattttaaatgaaaactctcaaacttttttttgaattttttaaaggtCAGAATATACACTAATTTTCGACCGAGTTCATTAATAAGGAaagttccaataatttttagttttcacTGTCGCAATTGCATTCCGCAATCTTCCGTTCGCCTGGTCTTCCtacctaatattttttaattttaatattaattaatcttttgatgttctatattaaatttattaaatttaatatataaagaaatatatacatataattataaaaaattaaaatgaaaatattaatataattacatacaaaaatagaaaaattgaatataatcctgttttcaaatttataaatcatttcacaatgaaaaattatcaaaattataatttaaatataaaaatcacaatttataatttaaaataacaacatatatgtacataaaatatattaatatataaaataaaaatgttattgtaaagtttatgttttttacatatatttttcattaatcttataaaataatttttaaattaaaattctgcaACTGAACTAGTAACatttgttcaaataaaattattaaatattaatttatatatatattctatattatttaataagttattttgcatttaatattgtttctttcttaaaatctattcttttttatctaaaatttttaaaattttgaaaaataaatatgcatattatttCTGATCACATATTTCGGCACATAAATCACGAACtgcaatttcaataaatatttatgttataattttagaaaataaacaatGTCAATTTAAAGAAGTTTAtaaccaaaaaaaataatcttttatttcttactaaaataaaaatttgaatagttaatattcacaaaattatataaaacacaaATTGACCGTGAATTCactcttttttcaataaaaaaattcacacaaatatcacgaatttttaaaaatgaacaataaattttcattctaacCTCTTCAACTGATAGAAGATTGGTAAATCATAAGAAAACTTCTTTCCCTGTAACAGTTTAGCGAGATACTGAACGAGAGTTATATCGTATCGTTGTCATAGCATGAGTGAGGGAATCGTATATGCCGAATATTTGTAGTGGTAATATGCTGTAGAAAGTgtaagttaaaaaagaaatataatgatgagattattacattttatattttattattaataatgtatataaatgtacatatttatgttttttaaaattttaattttaaaagaaaaaaatattttaaaaatttgaaatacattttcttGATACGTTTATGAAcacagtaaataaataatacaataaaaaaaatcttgaaataatttaaaatctaaaattaagcATTGTTTAATGGACTTTTATTTTCGCGAATTAagaactaaaattattttagaattatattattttagtagaATTCATGATCAGTAATATCTTGCTAGAACGGAAGTGAAAAGATTAGAAAACGATGACTTCTTCCtatcattatcaataatacaatatacttCAAATATTCTCACttcatattgtttttatctagtttttaaataaaatatattaaaataaataaaatacaaaaatgaatagaatatagatagcattatataaaaatataaataattttaaaatatatttttaaaattatcttatgtttattatgaaataataatatcacattattaaaaattcattattttatgtcATTTCAtatcaacaaatatataaatattattaatatttataaaaatatatatagtattattgcttattgtagatatatttgtcaaaaatttgtcaaaaattgttattatatccttatatttttattataacttaaatatatattgtgtaaaggatacattataaacattatgatatatttttccgtttatcttattatttatatatacaatgatatcaaatcttttaattttaatttaataaagtatatttataattttattaattttaataaaatataatatagagtaTCATATAATCGAtttcattgttaaataaacatattggaaatatttataatttcctgttttttttttgttatgacaaattttatctataaatttattttttgttaaaatatgaatcttgtgatgatttataaaatattatattttcaatttttatttgactatattatgtacattatatatctttatctaaAAGTGTAGAAAGATGTAGTTTCAAATCTTGAAGATTTCTAAACACATCCTTCGTAGggacttttttttcatctataaCATCATTATTATGTTGAACAAGAATAGCATTCCAATTAGCATTTTTCGCTCCGATATAATCATTACTAATAGAATCACCAATATGTATTGCTTGTTGGGGAATTATGTTGATATTATGTCGTTCTTTTGTTAACCTAAGagcttcattaaatattaaagtatctGGTTTCTCAATACCGAAATCATAAGATgttaaaacgaaagaaaaataaaaacgtatcCTCGTGTCTTTAAGCACCGCTTCCAATCTCTCatcgaaatttgatattacacCCAAAATCAAGTCCTTTTCTCGAAGATATTCCAGTAATTCGATTGTGCCAGGATATTTATGCCAACATAAGCTCGTACCATAGCACTTTATCAAACTGTTAGCAACCTACGGgtcataatgataaaaaaggtCATCGACAGTAGGTATGAGTTTAGGttagatttttttcgataattatttttctttttctaataaatacttcctgtattttataatctttgtatcttttttatatcaacataaaaattttaaaatgaaattggtaaaaaaataaaaattgtaattatcgtaattatcgtataaaataaaaaataatatgtaatgataaaatatagataatttatgctcagtttaaaaattaaattaaaacaattgttaagtttaatttatttctaaaaataataatcttatttttaataaatcatatttttaaattatattgatataactaaaatatattttttatataaaaatataaaaataattttttgttaaataaaaatgacatcaaattttattcatttcattatagattctaaattttcaacatcgtgaaaattttcatcaccTTATCCAAAGTAGCATCCGAAATGTAATTATGttgttctttaaaaatattatgaactaTTTGTCTCCACCAATTTTTCCATCCAATACCTGTGTGTTTACCATAAACAGGATGTTCTAGACTAAGTTTACGAAAGTTGTTTTTGAAGCTTCGCGCCAATTTATGTGGATCAATTGACAGGCCGTGTTGAGAACCAATTTCGGCATAATGTTTCTCCAAATTTGTCATCAGTAACGTATCAGTAACATCAAATGTTATTAATCGCGGTCGGACGaactttatcattattaaattttgtctaTAAAGAAAtaccaaatatttaaaacactacttttatcatataatatacgaCGAAAAAATACACTTGTTTCACGTCGTGAACAGTACTACCAATCGATCTCATAtggagaaagattttttttatattttcaacgctatcataagataataattttaaatttattttcatatataaaaatattaatattaattcaaattattttgcgttattattttattttattattttaatactaattgtaattaaatattttttgatacaatacaaaattaataatagaaatttattcttacttactatttaaatttatttttaataaaataaccagATGAAGAAATATGAACTGAAAGATGATCACATTAGAGAAACTTGTGCATCTcatttcaaaagaataaaaatatgacgACTATTCTCACGCCGTCAACACGTGACATTTCTGTGAAAAACATGTGAATGATgttagaattatatagaagaattacatagaatctttttaattagaattaataatttatatttaattttgttttcaattatcaaaatattgtatatatatatttatatattataaaaaattttttatgcatcaaatttttgtttaaatatgataaattaaaataaatacaagtattaatcataaacattagattatatatttgaaaataatagcatacaaaaatgtaataagtaacttgtttctatataaaattttgaattgttaaatattttaatgtcagTAAATAATCtatcaatcaaaaaattataagattcatatattgtgtaaatttaattgaaaaattcaagacaaattctatgaattttatatacaatattttaatcaatatttaacaattggaATAAGTACATAATTTTTCGCGTGACCTATTTATCACGTAGTAGATAAAAATGTTCATTCGGTATGCGACGTACACaagcattattttataatatatgtgtaaatatatataacatgtattatatatatatacatatatcgtaaacagaatgtaaaaaaatttaattatctctaTATACAGTTTTacctatttatattatacgtatatatagatgtaaatatatataaattataaaacattactaTTTAATGTctctaagaataataatagtaacatgtgctttttatattttctattaatatatgtatatataaaaatgcaagATCTTATTGCGTTCACTTACATTTAATTCctattcatgaaaaaaatatccaggAGAAATTTGGTTATATATAATGGTTTTTACGCCAGTAAAATCTAGTTATTGCAAATTGTTCTTGTtgcattataaaattgtatttgttcGATTTTGATTCCATAGTttgaaaacttatttataataacttatttataataattacaagaaaattatgagaatatttattgatatttctatcttattcatatgatcgataaaaattattaattcaaaaataatattataaaacttaaaaagaatattttgaacatAATTCGGTAGAGCAGGGTTTCTCAAACTTCCTGCACTTAGCaccattatttaatatttattcaaattttatttttttaaattataaatttttgttattcatctaatcttttttttttattaagatgtGGATACAAAGAATTTCtacaaaaaactattaatatggatttatatatatatatataatatttcaagtaaGCATTTTGCACTTTTATTCGATactcattttgttttttttttttagatttttttgaatcttaaaaatattcttcactaTTCTTCACCATTGTAATTGCActtttatgattttctttattttttttttttttaattatacaatatgagGTAAAAACCTTCGTAATTTATcagtcaaatttatattatttaattctacaatcttatttctatataaaaacattttatgaagaattaaaaagctGCTCGAATTAATCTTATAAGATCGCTTTCCAATAATCGCTTTTCCAACATTTCAAATGCAAAATgctttaatatcttaattttctacttttcataaattttttaatcacgtTTCATGAACTTTATATTTGTTCGATTCATTTTGAGAATCCCCGCAATAGCGAACTCTCACAATCATTTGAACAGCTTGCTGAAGTTTTTTTAAGAGACAATTTAAATACGTCATACTGACTAATCATCACAGCAGAACAGTAAAGACGTAATTAAtagtctaataataataataataaaaataaaaataaaaataaaaataataataataataataaaaataataataattataattataataacaataataataataaataataaataataatagtagtagtaatagtagtagtagtagtagtagtagtagtagtagtagtagtagtagtagtagtagtaatagtagtagtagt
The window above is part of the Apis mellifera strain DH4 linkage group LG11, Amel_HAv3.1, whole genome shotgun sequence genome. Proteins encoded here:
- the LOC726955 gene encoding rhythmically expressed gene 2 protein, translating into MIKFVRPRLITFDVTDTLLMTNLEKHYAEIGSQHGLSIDPHKLARSFKNNFRKLSLEHPVYGKHTGIGWKNWWRQIVHNIFKEQHNYISDATLDKVANSLIKCYGTSLCWHKYPGTIELLEYLREKDLILGVISNFDERLEAVLKDTRIRFYFSFVLTSYDFGIEKPDTLIFNEALRLTKERHNINIIPQQAIHIGDSISNDYIGAKNANWNAILVQHNNDVIDEKKVPTKDVFRNLQDLKLHLSTLLDKDI